One genomic region from Solwaraspora sp. WMMD792 encodes:
- the pruA gene encoding L-glutamate gamma-semialdehyde dehydrogenase, with the protein MDAVPATPEPRNEPIRDYAPGSAERADLSRRLTELSADRIELPMTIGGRQRMAAGAPIEVVMPHRRRHVLGVTGNAEPADAEAAVAAAKQAAPGWRNLPYAERAAVFLRAADLLAGPWRDTVNAATMLGQSKTAYQAEIDSACELIDFLRFNVHFGHQVLAEQPRSAPGVWNRFDHRPLEGFVYAITPFNFTAIAGNLPSAPALMGNTVVWKPSPTQQFAAHFTMRLFEAAGLPPGVINLVTGDGLAVSEVALADRDLAGIHFTGSTRVFQQLWRTVGENIGRYRSYPRLVGETGGKDFIVAHPSADPAALHTALVRGAYEYQGQKCSAASRAYLPKSLWTAGLRDRLVATVESLPYGDVTDFTNFGGAVIDDRAFARHAAVLDRVRNDPSCQVLAGGTVDDSVGWFVRPTLLTCTDPGHEVFSTEYFGPILAVSVYDDDQFWDVVAQAEEITPYALTGSVFATDRRVIDRAGAMLRYAAGNFYVNDKPTGAVVGQQPFGGARGSGTNDKAGSKHNLLRWTSPRTIKETFVPPVDHRYPHMG; encoded by the coding sequence ATGGACGCCGTTCCCGCCACCCCCGAACCCCGCAACGAACCGATTCGCGACTACGCGCCGGGCAGTGCCGAGCGGGCCGACCTGAGCCGCCGGCTCACCGAGTTGTCGGCCGACCGGATCGAGCTGCCGATGACGATCGGCGGCCGGCAGCGGATGGCGGCGGGCGCGCCGATCGAGGTGGTGATGCCGCACCGGCGCCGACACGTCCTCGGGGTGACCGGTAACGCCGAGCCGGCCGACGCCGAGGCCGCGGTGGCAGCGGCGAAGCAGGCCGCGCCGGGCTGGCGCAACCTGCCGTACGCCGAACGGGCCGCGGTCTTCCTACGCGCCGCCGACCTGCTGGCCGGCCCGTGGCGGGACACGGTGAACGCGGCCACCATGCTCGGTCAGTCCAAGACCGCCTACCAGGCGGAAATCGACTCGGCCTGCGAGCTGATCGACTTCCTGCGGTTCAACGTGCACTTCGGCCATCAGGTGCTGGCCGAGCAGCCCCGGTCCGCACCCGGGGTGTGGAACCGGTTCGACCACCGCCCGTTGGAGGGCTTCGTCTACGCGATCACCCCGTTCAACTTCACCGCGATCGCCGGCAACCTGCCGTCCGCGCCGGCGCTGATGGGCAACACGGTGGTCTGGAAGCCGTCCCCGACGCAGCAGTTCGCCGCTCACTTCACGATGCGGCTGTTCGAGGCCGCCGGGCTGCCGCCGGGGGTGATCAACCTGGTCACCGGGGACGGGCTGGCGGTGTCCGAGGTGGCGCTGGCCGACCGGGACCTGGCCGGCATCCACTTCACCGGCTCCACCCGGGTGTTCCAGCAGCTGTGGCGGACCGTCGGGGAGAATATCGGCCGGTACCGCTCGTACCCCCGGCTGGTCGGCGAGACCGGCGGCAAGGACTTCATCGTGGCGCATCCCAGCGCCGACCCGGCAGCGCTGCACACCGCCCTGGTCCGGGGAGCGTACGAGTATCAGGGACAGAAGTGCTCGGCGGCGTCCCGGGCGTACCTGCCGAAGTCGCTGTGGACGGCCGGGCTGCGGGACCGACTGGTCGCGACGGTCGAGTCACTGCCCTACGGCGACGTGACCGACTTCACCAACTTCGGCGGCGCGGTGATCGACGACCGGGCGTTCGCCCGGCACGCTGCCGTGCTGGACCGGGTCCGCAACGACCCGTCGTGTCAGGTGCTGGCCGGTGGCACGGTCGACGACAGCGTCGGCTGGTTCGTCCGGCCCACCCTGTTGACCTGCACCGATCCCGGGCACGAGGTGTTCAGCACCGAGTACTTCGGCCCGATCCTGGCGGTGTCGGTCTATGACGACGACCAGTTCTGGGACGTGGTGGCCCAGGCCGAGGAGATCACTCCGTACGCGTTGACCGGATCAGTCTTCGCGACCGACCGGCGGGTGATCGACCGGGCCGGCGCCATGCTGCGGTACGCGGCCGGCAACTTCTACGTCAACGACAAGCCGACCGGGGCGGTCGTCGGGCAGCAGCCGTTCGGCGGCGCCCGGGGCAGCGGCACCAACGACAAGGCCGGGTCGAAGCACAACCTGCTGCGCTGGACGTCGCCGCGCACGATCAAGGAGACCTTCGTACCGCCGGTCGACCACCGCTACCCGCACATGGGCTGA
- a CDS encoding serine/threonine-protein kinase → MDGQYGTRQALDGRYRLGAQFSRGAVGAVHHGHDLQDDVPVAVKVLRSDAAEYPDLVEGFHTEAALLSRLDHPNVIRLRARTAVGDLPALVLDLVDGDDLRHRIRRDGPLPPAAAVAVAAQVATALSYLHERDIAHGDVKPANLLAPADGGRVRLIDFGAARTGHASAPDRATLATPEYAAPEIASGGLPTWSSDVYALGIVLFELLCGRTPYRGGSADEVLARHRRCVPVPPPGLPPAVWPVIEQCLAARPADRPTARSLVPRLRGLEPALDGWPALPALPADAVTWWPRDVPATSAAPGGARPRRRALQFGGLAGAGLALSALVTGLTLAAGQGAGSPPGRLSGPIGPADASVPSAPPAAKSSPRSVSPGNQQGGTPSSGSSVGPTGQVGSSGTAGSGVAIGTPQPSDPGQLPGSPEDMPGELGLRIGDPVPQWPMSGVAGPDTPN, encoded by the coding sequence GTGGACGGGCAGTACGGCACGCGACAGGCGCTCGACGGGCGGTACCGGCTGGGGGCGCAGTTCTCCCGTGGGGCGGTCGGCGCGGTGCACCACGGGCACGATCTGCAGGACGACGTGCCGGTGGCGGTGAAGGTGCTCCGGTCGGACGCCGCCGAGTATCCCGATCTGGTGGAGGGCTTCCACACCGAGGCCGCTCTGCTGTCCCGGCTGGACCATCCGAACGTGATCCGGCTCCGGGCCCGGACCGCCGTGGGCGACCTGCCCGCCCTGGTTCTGGACCTGGTCGACGGCGACGACCTGCGCCACCGGATCCGCCGGGACGGTCCGCTGCCCCCGGCTGCCGCGGTCGCCGTCGCCGCGCAGGTCGCCACTGCTCTGTCGTACCTGCACGAACGGGACATCGCGCACGGCGATGTCAAACCGGCGAACCTGCTGGCGCCGGCGGACGGCGGCCGGGTGCGGCTGATCGACTTTGGTGCCGCCCGGACCGGGCACGCGTCGGCGCCGGACCGGGCCACCCTGGCCACCCCCGAGTACGCCGCGCCGGAGATCGCCAGTGGCGGTCTGCCGACCTGGTCGTCGGACGTCTACGCGCTGGGCATCGTGCTGTTCGAGTTGCTGTGCGGCCGTACGCCGTACCGTGGCGGGAGCGCCGACGAGGTCCTCGCCCGGCACCGGCGGTGTGTGCCCGTACCACCGCCCGGGCTGCCACCGGCGGTGTGGCCGGTGATCGAGCAGTGTCTGGCGGCACGGCCGGCCGACCGGCCGACCGCCCGGTCGCTCGTCCCCCGGCTGCGTGGTCTGGAGCCGGCACTCGACGGCTGGCCGGCGTTGCCGGCGTTGCCGGCGGATGCGGTCACCTGGTGGCCCCGGGACGTTCCGGCCACGTCCGCGGCTCCGGGGGGAGCGCGGCCACGACGCCGGGCGCTGCAGTTCGGCGGGTTGGCCGGAGCGGGGCTCGCGTTGTCGGCGTTGGTAACGGGTCTCACCCTGGCGGCCGGACAGGGGGCCGGCTCGCCGCCGGGTCGGCTCAGTGGCCCGATCGGCCCGGCCGACGCGTCGGTGCCGTCGGCACCGCCGGCTGCGAAGTCATCGCCGAGGTCGGTTTCCCCGGGAAATCAGCAGGGCGGGACGCCGTCGTCGGGGAGTTCGGTTGGTCCCACCGGCCAGGTAGGTTCGAGCGGGACGGCTGGGTCTGGTGTGGCCATCGGGACGCCGCAACCGTCCGATCCGGGACAGCTACCAGGCTCTCCGGAGGATATGCCCGGTGAGCTGGGGCTCCGGATCGGGGATCCGGTGCCACAGTGGCCGATGTCCGGGGTGGCCGGACCGGACACTCCGAACTAG
- a CDS encoding PadR family transcriptional regulator, whose translation MADVRINPTAAALLGLLHEGPMTGGQLMAEADRRLGAYWSMTRSQVYRELPVLAEQGLVRLGKPGPRSSQPYAITAAGKRAFLKWLADAPGRDSVRNPIALRVAFGEHHTADQLKTVYADASEHHTEALAAAREQAREAKKNGDTFGAAALEFAVAYHKAALSWLKTAPVG comes from the coding sequence ATGGCGGATGTTCGAATCAATCCCACGGCGGCAGCCCTTCTCGGCCTGCTCCATGAAGGACCCATGACAGGCGGGCAGCTGATGGCTGAAGCTGACCGTCGACTCGGCGCTTACTGGTCGATGACCAGGAGTCAGGTGTACCGGGAGCTACCGGTGCTCGCCGAGCAGGGCCTGGTCCGGCTCGGCAAGCCCGGGCCGCGGTCCAGCCAGCCGTACGCGATCACCGCGGCCGGCAAGCGCGCGTTCCTCAAGTGGTTGGCCGACGCCCCGGGTCGCGACTCGGTACGTAACCCGATCGCGTTGCGGGTGGCGTTCGGCGAGCACCACACGGCCGACCAGTTGAAGACGGTCTACGCGGACGCGAGCGAGCACCACACCGAGGCGCTGGCCGCGGCCCGCGAGCAGGCACGCGAGGCGAAGAAGAACGGCGACACCTTCGGGGCCGCCGCGCTCGAGTTCGCCGTCGCCTACCACAAGGCCGCACTCTCCTGGCTGAAGACCGCACCGGTGGGCTGA
- the prfB gene encoding peptide chain release factor 2, translating to MTTADYADQLKDLDATLRRIEAVIDIDRLRRDRAELEEAASAPDLWNDQARAQQVTSRLSYANAEIAKLESLRTRLDDAALLLEMAQAEEDAGTVAEVGTELAGLHKAIEELEVRTLLSGEYDSREALVAIRAGAGGVDAADFAEMLLRMYLRWAERHGYPTEVYETSYAEEAGLKSATFTVKAPYAFGTLSVESGTHRLVRISPFDNQGRRQTSFAGVEVLPVVEQTDHIDIPENEIRVDVYRSSGPGGQSVNTTDSAVRLTHVPTGIVVTCQNEKSQLQNKAAALRVLQARLLERKRQEEQAKMAGLKTDAAGSWGDQMRSYVLHPYQMVKDLRTEQETGNPTAVLDGDLDAFIEAGIRWRKQQELAED from the coding sequence GTGACCACTGCCGACTATGCCGACCAGCTAAAAGATCTTGACGCCACGCTTCGCCGGATCGAGGCGGTCATCGACATTGATCGACTGCGCCGCGACCGGGCGGAGCTGGAGGAGGCTGCCTCTGCCCCCGACCTCTGGAACGACCAGGCGAGGGCACAGCAGGTCACCTCCCGGCTGTCGTACGCGAACGCGGAGATCGCCAAGCTGGAGTCGTTGCGCACCCGGCTGGACGACGCGGCCTTGCTGCTGGAGATGGCGCAGGCGGAGGAGGACGCCGGCACGGTCGCCGAAGTCGGTACCGAGCTGGCCGGGTTGCACAAGGCGATCGAGGAGTTGGAGGTGCGCACGCTGCTCTCCGGGGAGTACGACTCCCGGGAGGCGCTTGTGGCGATCCGGGCTGGAGCCGGCGGCGTCGACGCCGCCGACTTCGCCGAGATGCTGCTGCGCATGTACCTGCGGTGGGCGGAGCGGCACGGCTACCCCACCGAGGTCTACGAGACGTCGTACGCGGAGGAGGCCGGTCTCAAGTCGGCCACCTTCACGGTCAAGGCGCCGTACGCGTTCGGCACCCTCAGCGTCGAGTCCGGAACGCACCGTTTGGTGCGAATCAGCCCGTTCGACAACCAGGGCCGGCGGCAGACCAGCTTCGCCGGCGTCGAGGTGCTGCCGGTGGTCGAGCAGACCGATCACATCGACATCCCGGAGAACGAGATCCGGGTGGACGTCTACCGGTCGTCGGGGCCGGGCGGGCAGAGCGTGAACACCACCGACTCGGCCGTGCGGCTCACCCATGTCCCCACCGGCATCGTGGTCACCTGCCAGAACGAGAAGTCCCAGCTGCAGAACAAGGCGGCCGCGCTGCGCGTGCTGCAGGCCCGGTTGCTGGAGCGCAAGCGGCAGGAGGAGCAGGCCAAGATGGCCGGGCTCAAGACCGACGCCGCCGGCTCGTGGGGCGACCAGATGCGGTCGTACGTGCTGCACCCGTACCAGATGGTGAAGGATCTGCGGACCGAGCAGGAGACCGGCAACCCCACCGCGGTGCTCGACGGCGACCTGGACGCCTTCATCGAGGCTGGCATCCGCTGGCGCAAGCAACAGGAACTCGCCGAGGACTGA
- the ftsE gene encoding cell division ATP-binding protein FtsE, with translation MIALEQVTKTYPKASRPSLDNVSVAIEKGEFVFFIGPSGSGKSTIIKLLLHEVTPNKGKVIVNSKDVTTMRSWKIPNFRRSIGCVFQDFRLLPNRTAYENVAFALEVIGKTKAVARRVVPEVLELVGLGGKEHRYPHELSGGEQQRVAVARAFVNRPLVLLADEPTGNLDPDTSIEIMRLLDRINRTGTTVVMVTHDSNIVNQMRRRVIEIEAGRIVRDQARGVYG, from the coding sequence GTGATTGCGCTCGAGCAAGTGACGAAGACGTACCCGAAGGCGTCCCGGCCCTCGCTGGACAACGTGTCGGTCGCGATCGAGAAGGGCGAGTTCGTCTTCTTCATCGGTCCGTCCGGCTCCGGCAAGTCCACGATCATCAAGCTGCTGCTGCACGAGGTGACCCCCAACAAGGGCAAGGTCATCGTCAACAGCAAGGACGTCACGACCATGCGCTCCTGGAAGATCCCCAACTTCCGGCGCTCCATCGGCTGCGTGTTCCAGGACTTCCGGCTGCTGCCCAACCGCACCGCGTACGAGAACGTCGCCTTCGCCCTCGAGGTGATCGGCAAGACCAAGGCGGTCGCCCGGCGCGTCGTCCCGGAGGTGCTGGAACTGGTCGGTCTGGGCGGCAAGGAGCACCGCTACCCGCACGAACTCTCCGGTGGCGAGCAGCAGCGCGTCGCGGTGGCCCGGGCGTTCGTCAACCGGCCGCTGGTGCTGCTCGCCGACGAGCCGACCGGAAACCTCGACCCGGACACCTCGATCGAGATCATGCGGCTGCTGGACCGGATCAACCGCACCGGCACCACGGTCGTGATGGTCACCCACGACTCGAACATCGTCAACCAGATGCGGCGGCGGGTCATCGAGATCGAGGCCGGCCGGATCGTCCGCGACCAGGCTCGCGGCGTCTACGGCTAA
- the ftsX gene encoding permease-like cell division protein FtsX: MRAKYVLSEVMVGLWRNVTMTVAMIITMAVSLTMLGASGLMYLQVNSMKDFYYDQIEVSIFLVSDVSDEQRDSLQSSLDADPLISNVTYESKEEAYNRFQTLYADAPDLVNAVEPDQLPESFRIKLVDPEEYQAIFDKYNGTEGIDEIVDQRRLLDKIFNILGSVQSMALIAASIMAVAALLLVGNTIQVAAYSKRREVAVMRLVGASNWFIQAPFVLEAVVAGLFGSLLGFGALVLGKMFLLDGSLRDLTELLTPIEWSSVLLMFPVMAGVGGLVSAITAWVTLRFYLRV; the protein is encoded by the coding sequence ATGCGCGCGAAATACGTCCTGTCCGAGGTGATGGTCGGGCTGTGGCGCAACGTGACGATGACCGTCGCCATGATCATCACCATGGCGGTGTCGCTCACCATGCTGGGCGCGAGTGGCCTGATGTACCTGCAGGTCAACTCGATGAAGGACTTCTACTACGATCAGATCGAGGTCTCGATCTTCCTGGTGTCCGACGTCTCCGACGAGCAACGCGACAGCCTGCAGAGCTCGCTCGACGCCGACCCGTTGATCTCTAACGTCACGTACGAGTCCAAGGAGGAGGCGTACAACCGCTTCCAGACGCTCTACGCCGACGCTCCGGACCTGGTCAACGCGGTCGAGCCGGACCAACTGCCCGAATCGTTCCGGATCAAGCTGGTCGATCCGGAGGAATACCAGGCGATCTTCGACAAGTACAACGGCACCGAGGGCATCGACGAGATCGTCGACCAGCGACGGCTGCTCGACAAGATCTTCAACATCCTCGGCTCGGTGCAGAGCATGGCGCTGATCGCCGCATCGATCATGGCGGTGGCGGCATTGCTGCTGGTCGGCAACACGATCCAGGTCGCGGCGTACAGCAAGCGGCGGGAGGTCGCCGTGATGCGGCTGGTCGGCGCCTCCAACTGGTTCATCCAGGCCCCGTTCGTACTCGAAGCCGTCGTCGCCGGCCTGTTCGGCTCGCTGCTGGGCTTCGGCGCCCTGGTGCTGGGCAAGATGTTCCTGCTCGACGGCTCGCTGCGCGACCTCACCGAACTGCTGACCCCGATCGAGTGGAGCAGCGTACTGCTGATGTTCCCGGTGATGGCCGGCGTCGGGGGCCTGGTCAGCGCGATCACCGCCTGGGTGACGCTGCGCTTCTACCTGCGGGTCTGA
- the smpB gene encoding SsrA-binding protein SmpB, which yields MPREKGRKVVASNRKARHDYAITDVYEAGMALTGTEVKSLRSGRASLVDAFAQERQGEIFLYGMHIPEYDQGTWTNHEPRRTRKLLLHRTEIDRLLGKLREGGLTLVPLSVYFSDGWAKVELALARGKKSYDKRQDLAKRDADREIQRAVGRRGKGMG from the coding sequence ATGCCACGGGAGAAAGGGCGCAAGGTCGTCGCCTCGAACCGCAAGGCCCGACACGACTACGCCATCACCGACGTGTACGAGGCCGGCATGGCGCTGACCGGCACCGAAGTCAAGTCGCTGCGGTCCGGCCGGGCCTCGCTGGTGGACGCCTTCGCCCAGGAACGGCAGGGCGAGATCTTTCTGTACGGCATGCACATCCCGGAGTACGACCAGGGCACCTGGACCAACCACGAGCCCCGCCGGACCCGCAAGCTGCTGCTGCACCGCACCGAGATCGACCGGCTGCTCGGCAAGCTGCGGGAGGGCGGGTTGACCCTGGTCCCGCTCTCGGTGTACTTCTCCGACGGCTGGGCCAAGGTCGAGCTGGCACTCGCCCGTGGCAAGAAGTCCTACGACAAGCGACAGGACCTGGCCAAGCGGGACGCCGACCGGGAGATCCAGCGGGCAGTGGGCCGGCGCGGCAAGGGGATGGGCTGA
- a CDS encoding S-methyl-5'-thioadenosine phosphorylase, which yields MQAQAELAVIGGSGLYALLDNATEHRVPTPYGEPSDPITVADVGGRRVAFLPRHGRDHRHPPHRIPYRANMWALRSLGVRQVLAPCAVGGLRPELGPGTFVVPDQLIDRTSGRVQTFYDQGAVHVSFADPYCPTGRSVLLRVGAEQGLQPRDGGAVVVVEGPRFSTRAESRWFTAIGGAVVNMTGHPEAVLARELALCYTSIALVTDLDAGVEGGHAVTQEEVFRVFGENTARLRGLLLAALATWPMDRDCPCPRSLDGITLPVELP from the coding sequence ATGCAGGCGCAGGCAGAGCTGGCGGTGATCGGCGGATCCGGGCTGTACGCGTTGCTGGACAACGCGACGGAGCACCGGGTGCCGACCCCGTACGGTGAACCGTCCGATCCGATCACCGTCGCCGACGTCGGCGGGCGGCGGGTCGCGTTCCTGCCCCGCCACGGCCGTGACCACCGGCATCCGCCGCACCGCATCCCGTACCGGGCCAACATGTGGGCGTTGCGCTCGCTCGGCGTACGCCAGGTGCTGGCGCCGTGCGCGGTCGGCGGGCTGCGCCCGGAGCTCGGCCCGGGCACCTTCGTCGTGCCCGACCAGCTGATCGACCGGACCAGCGGACGGGTGCAGACCTTCTACGACCAGGGTGCGGTGCACGTCAGCTTCGCCGACCCGTACTGCCCGACCGGGCGGTCGGTGCTGCTGCGGGTCGGCGCCGAGCAGGGCCTGCAGCCACGCGACGGCGGCGCGGTGGTGGTGGTCGAGGGGCCGCGGTTCTCCACCCGGGCGGAGTCCAGGTGGTTCACCGCGATCGGCGGCGCGGTGGTCAACATGACCGGCCACCCGGAGGCGGTCCTCGCCCGGGAGCTGGCGCTGTGCTACACGTCGATCGCCCTGGTGACCGATCTGGACGCGGGTGTCGAGGGTGGGCACGCGGTCACCCAGGAAGAGGTGTTCCGGGTGTTCGGCGAGAACACCGCCCGGCTGCGCGGGCTGCTGCTGGCCGCGCTGGCGACCTGGCCGATGGATCGGGACTGCCCGTGCCCGCGGTCACTCGACGGCATCACCCTGCCCGTCGAGCTGCCCTGA
- a CDS encoding YqgE/AlgH family protein: MHGEGQRIGGRSMASMTGQLLVATPTLKDPNFDRTVVLLVAHEAGGALGVVLNRATEVPVAEVLGGWSSLAREPSVLFEGGPVQPESAICLARTRTQTGRVKGFHRIAGPLGTVDLSTDPGPLAESISGIRVFAGYSGWSAGQLEEEINAGSWFVLEGLPDDPFMARPDDLWPMVLRRQRGMMAAVAHFPADVSMN, translated from the coding sequence GTGCACGGTGAAGGTCAGCGGATCGGGGGACGGTCGATGGCGTCGATGACCGGCCAACTGCTGGTCGCGACGCCCACGCTCAAGGATCCCAACTTCGACCGTACGGTCGTGCTGCTGGTCGCCCACGAGGCCGGGGGAGCGCTCGGGGTGGTGCTGAACCGGGCCACCGAGGTGCCGGTCGCCGAGGTGCTGGGTGGCTGGAGCAGTCTCGCCCGGGAGCCGTCGGTGCTGTTCGAGGGCGGCCCGGTGCAGCCCGAGTCGGCTATCTGTCTGGCCCGTACCCGTACCCAGACCGGCCGGGTGAAGGGTTTCCACCGCATCGCCGGCCCGCTCGGCACCGTCGACCTGTCGACCGACCCGGGGCCGCTCGCCGAGTCGATCTCCGGGATCCGGGTCTTCGCCGGCTACTCGGGCTGGTCGGCCGGGCAGCTGGAGGAGGAGATCAACGCCGGCTCCTGGTTCGTGCTGGAGGGCCTGCCGGACGATCCGTTCATGGCCCGCCCGGACGATCTGTGGCCGATGGTGCTGCGCCGCCAGCGCGGCATGATGGCCGCGGTGGCCCACTTCCCGGCCGACGTCTCGATGAACTGA
- a CDS encoding LacI family DNA-binding transcriptional regulator, translating to MRRDVTLREVAQLAGVSSRTVSNVVNGYANVTERTRARVMQAVEQLNYRPNVLARNLAQGRSGQIALVVPYLDTPYFSELLQGVIRAARVQGYNVLIDQTDGDPDHERMLISHGRSRLLFDGVIFSPLGLDQQALADHDPSLPLVILGERTSQGTFDHVGIDDVEASRQATEHLLDLGRRRLAAIGDQPYPTGEAAQLRTRGFRAAHERRGVTVREELIIATPRFNRADGAGAMRHLLDLPQPPDAVFCYSDLVALGAMHVLTSRGLRVPEDIAVIGYDDIEDGAYSNPPVSTISPDKEWIATTAVERLLLRIASRTPLPGVELRAPHRLVVRASTVGPTRPSGETPTATNR from the coding sequence ATGCGGCGGGACGTCACCCTACGTGAGGTCGCTCAACTAGCCGGTGTCTCGAGCCGGACGGTCTCCAACGTCGTCAACGGCTACGCCAACGTCACCGAGCGCACTCGAGCGCGCGTCATGCAAGCCGTCGAGCAGCTCAATTACCGACCCAACGTCCTGGCCCGCAACCTCGCCCAGGGCCGATCCGGACAGATCGCCCTCGTCGTGCCGTACCTCGACACACCGTACTTTTCGGAGCTGCTACAGGGCGTCATCCGGGCCGCTCGCGTGCAGGGATACAACGTACTCATCGACCAGACCGACGGCGACCCCGATCACGAGCGGATGCTCATCAGCCACGGCCGCAGCCGGCTGCTCTTCGACGGCGTCATCTTCAGCCCGCTCGGTCTCGACCAGCAGGCGCTGGCCGACCACGATCCCAGTCTCCCGCTGGTGATCCTTGGCGAACGGACCAGTCAGGGCACGTTCGACCACGTCGGCATCGACGACGTCGAGGCGTCCCGGCAGGCCACCGAACATCTGCTCGACCTCGGCCGGAGGCGCCTCGCCGCGATCGGGGACCAGCCCTACCCCACGGGTGAGGCCGCACAGCTGCGGACCCGCGGGTTCCGCGCAGCGCACGAGCGGCGCGGCGTGACCGTACGTGAGGAGCTCATCATCGCGACTCCACGGTTCAACAGGGCCGACGGGGCCGGCGCGATGCGACATCTGCTCGACCTGCCGCAGCCGCCCGACGCCGTGTTCTGCTACAGCGATCTCGTCGCACTGGGCGCCATGCACGTGCTCACCTCGCGCGGATTGCGGGTGCCCGAGGACATCGCGGTGATCGGCTACGACGACATTGAGGACGGTGCCTACTCGAATCCGCCGGTGAGCACGATCTCCCCCGACAAGGAGTGGATCGCGACAACCGCCGTCGAGCGGCTGCTGCTGCGGATCGCCAGCCGCACACCGCTGCCCGGTGTGGAGCTGCGCGCACCGCACCGACTCGTCGTACGCGCGAGCACGGTCGGGCCGACACGACCGTCAGGCGAGACGCCGACCGCGACCAACCGATAG
- a CDS encoding extracellular solute-binding protein, with product MTVAVVTALSLAGCGSDGGEEQDGPVTITVWAWYPAFQGVVDLFNRTHTDIKIEWTNAGTGQDQYTKLQTALKAGKGAPDVVMLEFQELPTFQLTGHLVDMSAYGANDLKGNYVDWAWKQVSNGAAVHAIPVDAGPMAMLYRQDIFEQYGLTVPTTWTEFREQAEKLKAAAPEKYMTDFGANDGGFMTGLMWQAGARPFGYDVADPQHIDVNVNSEPAKNVMSYWEDMVDAGLADTTAYGTTDFYNGLASGKYATYLAAGWGPGYLASVAKTTAGAWRAAPLPQWTAGDDAQGDWGGSSFAVTDQTEHPEEATRVAMEIFGSDKDAWKIGIDEAFLFPTATPILEWDYFLTKEYEFFGGQKVNEVFVPAYNGIEEFQWSPFNSYSFSQLTTAVGQAVEEDTSWPGALDTVQQNLVTYASNQGFQVSR from the coding sequence GTGACGGTGGCGGTCGTCACCGCCCTGTCGCTGGCGGGGTGCGGTTCGGACGGCGGCGAAGAGCAGGACGGCCCGGTCACGATTACGGTGTGGGCGTGGTATCCGGCGTTCCAGGGTGTGGTCGACCTGTTCAACCGGACGCACACGGATATCAAGATCGAGTGGACCAACGCAGGCACCGGCCAGGACCAGTACACCAAGTTGCAGACCGCGTTGAAGGCTGGCAAGGGTGCGCCCGACGTGGTGATGCTCGAGTTCCAGGAGCTGCCGACCTTCCAGCTCACCGGGCACCTGGTCGACATGAGCGCGTACGGGGCCAACGATCTCAAGGGCAACTACGTCGACTGGGCGTGGAAGCAGGTCAGCAACGGTGCGGCCGTCCACGCGATTCCCGTCGACGCTGGGCCGATGGCGATGCTGTACCGGCAGGACATCTTCGAGCAGTACGGGCTGACCGTGCCGACGACCTGGACCGAGTTCAGGGAGCAGGCCGAGAAACTGAAAGCCGCCGCTCCCGAGAAGTACATGACGGACTTCGGGGCGAACGACGGTGGTTTTATGACCGGACTGATGTGGCAGGCCGGCGCCCGGCCGTTCGGATACGACGTGGCTGACCCGCAGCATATCGATGTTAACGTTAACAGTGAGCCTGCGAAGAACGTCATGTCGTATTGGGAGGACATGGTCGACGCTGGCCTGGCCGACACCACCGCGTACGGAACGACGGACTTCTACAACGGGTTGGCCAGCGGGAAGTACGCGACCTACCTGGCGGCGGGGTGGGGTCCGGGCTATCTGGCGAGTGTGGCGAAGACGACGGCCGGCGCGTGGCGCGCGGCACCGTTGCCTCAGTGGACCGCCGGGGACGACGCCCAAGGGGACTGGGGCGGCTCGTCGTTCGCCGTGACCGATCAGACGGAGCACCCCGAGGAAGCCACCCGGGTCGCCATGGAGATCTTCGGGAGCGACAAGGATGCCTGGAAGATCGGGATCGACGAGGCGTTCCTCTTCCCGACCGCAACACCGATCTTGGAGTGGGACTATTTTCTTACCAAGGAGTACGAGTTCTTCGGCGGGCAGAAGGTCAACGAGGTCTTTGTGCCGGCGTACAACGGGATCGAAGAATTTCAGTGGAGTCCGTTCAACAGCTACAGCTTCAGCCAGTTGACCACTGCGGTAGGACAGGCGGTGGAAGAGGACACCTCCTGGCCGGGCGCGCTTGACACGGTTCAACAGAACCTTGTCACGTACGCGTCGAATCAAGGATTCCAGGTCTCCCGATGA